One Vigna unguiculata cultivar IT97K-499-35 chromosome 7, ASM411807v1, whole genome shotgun sequence genomic region harbors:
- the LOC114190381 gene encoding bet1-like SNARE 1-2 isoform X1 — protein MSYRRDNRPSRSSLVDGFDSLEEGGLRASSSYSREINEQDNDKAMETLHDKVSFLKRLTGDIHEEVESHNQLLDRVGNKMDASRGMMMGTMDRFKKVFEKKSARKTCSYVGYFTLAFIFIYYLIRILGYFTLG, from the exons ATGAGTTACAGAAG AGATAATCGTCCGTCTAGATCATCACTGGTAGATGGTTTTGATAGTCTGGAGGAGGGTGGTCTAAGGGCTTCTTCCTCTTACTCGCGTGAAATTAATGAGCAGGATAATGATAAAGCCATGGAGACTTTGCATGACAAAGTTTCCTTTTTGAAACGA TTAACAGGTGATATACATGAGGAGGTTGAGAGTCATAACCAGTTGCTTGATCGGGTG GGTAACAAAATGGATGCGTCAAGGGGTATGATGATGGGAACCATGGATCGATTCAAGAAG GTTTTTGAGAAGAAATCAGCGAGGAAAACGTGCTCATATGTAGGTTATTTCACACTTGCCTTCATATTCATATACTATCTTATCAG GATCCTAGGATATTTTACACTTGGGTAA
- the LOC114191739 gene encoding uncharacterized protein LOC114191739 yields MVAEAWIVKMGNQVSSNLKHALLLETLTKRKQNHKRSETKETIGILSFEVANVMSKTVHLHRSLSESEISKLRNEILGSEGVRNLVSSDEGYLLELALAEKLEELNRVASVVSRLGKKCSEPALQGFEHVYGDIVGGVIDVKELGFLVKHMEGMVRKMDRYVSVTRNLYSEMEVLNELEQAVKKFQHNQHEESRRAFEQKLMWQKQDVRHLKDVSLWNQNFDKVVELLARTVCTIYARISVIFGESAMRKNTLGLALGGGSPASQNESGFVSGNINVQTNSERLKRNQSRRNRTHSGSVGRAERKGTTSRPQIDLKRGDLAPLRPEDFGFPCGTSPGRLFMECLSLSSSVSKFDDADDDGYVVNREDQHSSCRSAVIGSNSMKKDQLCYSGILNHAQNGVPFTGDLRHVKSGVQSCSTLGPKSRLLVYAPPSTLGGCALALHYANVIIVIEKLLRYPHLVGEEARDDLYQMLPTSLRVSLKAKLKSYVKNLAIYDAPLAHDWKENLDGILNWLAPLAHNMIRWQSERNFEQHQIVSRTNVLLLQTLFFADRERTEESICQLLVGLNYICRYEHQQNALLDCASSFDFEDCVEWQLQCGDSFIS; encoded by the coding sequence ATGGTTGCTGAAGCTTGGATTGTAAAGATGGGTAACCAGGTAAGTTCCAATCTCAAGCATGCCCTTCTTCTTGAAACTTTGACAAAGAGGAAACAGAACCACAAGAGGTCAGAGACCAAGGAGACCATAGGTATTCTTTCTTTTGAGGTAGCGAATGTGATGTCGAAAACCGTGCACCTCCACCGGTCGCTGTCGGAGTCTGAGATCTCAAAGCTGAGGAATGAGATCTTGGGCTCAGAGGGTGTCAGGAATTTGGTGTCCTCTGATGAGGGTTATCTCCTTGAGCTGGCTCTGGCAGAGAAGCTTGAGGAGTTGAATAGGGTTGCCAGTGTGGTGTCTAGGCTGGGGAAGAAGTGCTCCGAGCCTGCCCTGCAAGGGTTTGAGCATGTGTATGGGGACATTGTTGGTGGGGTTATAGATGTGAAGGAATTGGGGTTCTTGGTCAAGCACATGGAGGGAATGGTGAGGAAGATGGATAGGTATGTTAGTGTCACTAGGAATTTGTACAGCGAGATGGAGGTGTTGAATGAGTTGGAGCAAGCAGTGAAGAAGTTTCAGCATAACCAGCACGAGGAGAGTAGGAGGGCTTTTGAGCAGAAGCTCATGTGGCAGAAGCAGGATGTGAGGCATCTTAAGGATGTTTCCCTTTGGAATCAGAACTTCGACAAGGTTGTCGAGTTGTTGGCAAGGACAGTTTGTACCATTTATGCTAGGATTTCTGTGATCTTTGGAGAATCCGCCATGAGGAAGAATACCCTTGGCCTTGCCCTCGGTGGAGGCTCGCCGGCATCACAAAATGAATCTGGTTTTGTGTCTGGAAACATCAATGTTCAGACAAATTCAGAGAGGTTGAAGCGCAATCAGAGCAGAAGAAATCGAACTCATTCTGGTTCTGTTGGGAGAGCAGAGAGAAAGGGAACTACTAGTAGGCCTCAGATTGATTTGAAGAGAGGTGATTTAGCACCTCTTCGACCTGAAGATTTTGGTTTTCCATGTGGAACAAGTCCAGGGAGACTTTTCATGGAATGCCTGAGTTTGAGTAGCTCAGTTTCAAAATTTGATGATGCTGATGATGATGGCTATGTGGTGAACCGGGAGGATCAACATAGTAGCTGTAGAAGTGCAGTGATAGGGAGTAATAGCATGAAGAAGGACCAATTGTGCTATTCTGGTATTCTAAATCATGCTCAAAATGGTGTTCCTTTCACTGGAGATCTTAGACATGTCAAATCTGGTGTACAAAGTTGCTCTACATTAGGTCCCAAAAGTAGGTTACTTGTTTATGCTCCTCCTTCAACACTTGGAGGCTGTGCTCTTGCATTGCACTATGCCAATGTGATAATCGTCATTGAGAAGCTGCTTCGTTACCCTCATTTAGTGGGTGAGGAAGCAAGGGATGATCTATATCAGATGCTACCTACAAGCTTAAGGGTATCCCTTAAGGCCAAACTGAAGTCATATGTGAAGAATTTGGCCATATATGATGCCCCTCTTGCTCATGACTGGAAGGAGAATCTTGATGGAATACTGAATTGGCTTGCTCCACTCGCTCATAACATGATCAGATGGCAAAGTGAGCGCAATTTTGAGCAGCACCAGATTGTTAGCAGAACAAATGTTCTTCTGCTTCAGACATTATTCTTTGCCGACAGGGAAAGGACAGAGGAATCAATCTGCCAACTTCTTGTCGGGTTGAATTACATATGCCGGTACGAGCATCAGCAGAATGCACTGTTGGATTGCGCCAGCAGTTTTGATTTTGAAGATTGCGTGGAGTGGCAGTTGCAATGTGGAGATTCTTTTATCAGTTGA
- the LOC114190381 gene encoding bet1-like SNARE 1-2 isoform X2, whose product MSYRRDNRPSRSSLVDGFDSLEEGGLRASSSYSREINEQDNDKAMETLHDKVSFLKRLTGDIHEEVESHNQLLDRVGNKMDASRGMMMGTMDRFKKVFEKKSARKTCSYDPRIFYTWVSTCC is encoded by the exons ATGAGTTACAGAAG AGATAATCGTCCGTCTAGATCATCACTGGTAGATGGTTTTGATAGTCTGGAGGAGGGTGGTCTAAGGGCTTCTTCCTCTTACTCGCGTGAAATTAATGAGCAGGATAATGATAAAGCCATGGAGACTTTGCATGACAAAGTTTCCTTTTTGAAACGA TTAACAGGTGATATACATGAGGAGGTTGAGAGTCATAACCAGTTGCTTGATCGGGTG GGTAACAAAATGGATGCGTCAAGGGGTATGATGATGGGAACCATGGATCGATTCAAGAAG GTTTTTGAGAAGAAATCAGCGAGGAAAACGTGCTCATAT GATCCTAGGATATTTTACACTTGGGTAAGCACTTGTTGCTAA